A stretch of Numenius arquata chromosome 11, bNumArq3.hap1.1, whole genome shotgun sequence DNA encodes these proteins:
- the LOC141469755 gene encoding histidine--tRNA ligase, cytoplasmic-like, translated as MLRLGPLAAAAGRLLPAGPRLGPPRPGGCRLSLSRAWPVGDRGLLSRQVRAAADSAHGGGRGPALKTPKGTRDHPPAQAALRDRLLAAVVACFKRHGAAAIDTPVLELRETLMGKYGEEAKLIYELQDQGGELLALRYDLTVPFARYLAMNKITNMKRYHVAKVYRRDNPATTRGRYREFYQCDFDIAGQFDPMIPDAECLKIVDEILSDLQLGDFLIKVNDRRILNGVFAVCGIPESKFITTCSTVDKLDKISWEDVKNEMVGEKGLSPEAADRIGEYVQLHGGLDLIERLLQDPKLSQNKLAKEGLRDMKLLFEYLTLFGITGKISFDLSLARGLDYYTGVIFEAVLLQQENDHMEESVSVGSVAGGGRYDGLVGMFDPKGRKVPCVGVSIGIERIFSILEQRVKASGEKLRTTETQVLVATPQKHLLAVRLKLISELWDAGIKAEMFYKKDPKLLKQLQYCEDMGIPLAAIVGEQELTDGVVKLRDVATRQEVDIPREKLVDEIRRRLEP; from the exons ATGCTGCGGCTGGgcccgctcgccgccgctgccgggcgCCTCCTGCCCGCCGGTCCCCGCCTGGGgccgccgcgccccggcgggTGCCGGCTGAGCCTCTCCCGGGCCTGGCCCGTGGGTGATCGCGGCCTCCTGTCTCGGCAGGTGCGGGCGGCGGCGGACTCGGCCCACGGCGGCGGTCGGGGCCCGGCTCTGAAGACGCCCAAG GGCACCCGTGACCACCCCCCCGCCCAGGCGGCGCTCCGGGACCGGCTCCTCGCCGCCGTGGTGGCCTGCTTCAAGCGGCACGGGGCGGCCGCCATCGACACCCCCGTCCTGGAGCTGCGG gaGACGCTGATGGGGAAGTACGGGGAGGAGGCAAAGCTCATCTACGAGCTGCAGGACCAGGGCggggagctgctggccctgcGCTACGACCTGACC GTGCCCTTCGCTCGCTATTTGGCCATGAACAAGATCACGAACATGAAGCGCTACCACGTCGCTAAGGTCTACAGGCGGGACAACCCGGCCACAACCAGGGGCCGCTACAGGGAGTTCTACCAGTGC GATTTTGACATCGCCGGGCAGTTCGACCCGATGATTCCTGATGCTGAGTGCCTGAAGATCGTGGATGAGATCCTGAGTGACCTGCAGCTGGGAGACTTTCTCATTAAG GTCAACGACCGACGGATTTTGAATGGTGTGTTTGCCGTCTGTGGCATCCCGGAGAGCAAGTTCATCACCACCTGCTCTACCGTGGACAAGCTGGACAAG ATATCGTGGGAGGATGTGAAGAATGAGATGGTGGGAGAGAAAGGGCTCTCTCCCGAGGCTGCGGATCGCATCGGGGAGTATGTCCAGCTTCACG GTGGCCTGGACCTGATCGAGCGGCTTCTGCAGGACCCCAAGCTGTCCCAGAACAAGCTGGccaaggaggggctgagggacatgaAGCTGCTGTTTGAGTACCTGACCCTGTTTGGCATCACAGGGAAG ATCTCTTTTGACCTGAGCCTGGCACGGGGTCTGGACTATTACACGGGGGTGATCTTTGAGgctgtcctgctgcagcaggagaacGACCACATGGAGGAGTCGGTCAGCGTTGGGAGCGTGGCTGGAGGCGGTCGCTATGACGGGCTGGTGGGGATGTTTGATCCCAAGGGACGGAAGGTGCCCTGCGTGGGGGTCAGCATTGGGATTGAGCGGATCTTCTCCATCCTAGAGCAGAGGGTGAAG GCTTCTGGGGAGAAACTTCGAACGACTGAGACACAAGTGCTGGTGGCTACACCTCAGAAACACTTACTTGCTGTGAGACTGAAGCTCATCTCCGAGCTGTGGGACGCAGGGATCAAG GCAGAGATGTTCTACAAGAAGGATCCTAAactgctgaagcagctgcagtATTGCGAGGACATGGGGATCCCCCTTGCTGCCATTGTAGGAGAGCAAGAGCTGACAGATGGAGTTGTCAAGCTGCGAGATGTCGCAACAAGACAGGAG GTTGATATCCCAAGAGAAAAGCTTGTTGATGAGATCAGAAGAAGGTTGGAGCCATAG
- the ZMAT2 gene encoding zinc finger matrin-type protein 2 — MASGSGTKNLDFRRKWDKDEYEKLAEKRLTEEREKKDGKPAQPVKRELLRHRDYKVDLESKLGKTIVITKTTPQSEMGGYYCNVCDCVVKDSINFLDHINGKKHQRNLGMSMRVERSTLDQVKKRFEVNKKKMEEKQKDYDFEERMKELREEEEKAKAYKKEKQREKKRRAEEDLTFEEDDEMAAVMGFSGFGSTKKNH; from the exons ATGGCGTCGGGCAGTGGG ACTAAGAACTTGGACTTCCGCCGAAAGTGGGACAAAGATGAATATGAGAAACTTGCAGAGAAGCGGCTCacggaagagagagaaaagaaagatg GCAAACCAGCTCAGCCCGTCAAAAGGGAACTTCTGCGGCACCGGGACTACAAAGTGGACCTGGAATCGAAGCTGGGAAAAACCATCGTCATCACCAAAACTACCCCTCAGTCAGAGATGGGAGG ATATTACTGTAACGTCTGCGACTGCGTGGTGAAGGACTCCATTAACTTCCTGGATCACATCAATGGCAAAAAAC ACCAGAGAAATCTGGGCATGTCCATGCGGGTGGAGCGCTCCACGCTGGACCAGGTGAAGAAACGCTTTGAGGTGAATAAGAAGAAAAtggaggagaagcagaaggacTATGACTTTGAGGAGAGGATGAAGGAACTCCGCGAGGAG gaggagaaggccAAAGCCTAcaagaaggagaagcagagagagaagaaaaggcgGGCAGAGGAAGATTTGACATTTGAAGAGGATGATGAAATGGCAGCTGTGATGGGTTTCTCTGGTTTCGGCTCAACCAAAAAGAATCACTGA